A stretch of DNA from Candidatus Flexicrinis affinis:
CGAACAAGGGCGGCAGCGCGGGCAGATAATAGCGCGCCCACGCCAGCGGCGTAATCATCAGCGCGGCGAGCATCGCCCCGGCAGCCCACACGCCGACCGTGACCGAGATGCCATCCCGCCGGCGGATCAGCGCGAAGACGCCGACCAGCGCGAGCCCGAGTGTCAGCACGGCGCGCACTGCATTGAACCACGCCGGTGGCGACCACGGCGACGACTCGTACGCCGCGATCTGCTCGACGATCTGCGGCCACGTGCCCCATTCCGCGACCTCGAAATACTGAGGCTGATCGAGCAGCCCGTACGTCACATAGCCGTTGACTTGCAGGCCGAAATCGCCGTAGTCGCCGAACGCGACGACTTGCTCGGCTAGCAAATCCGAGCGCAGGCGCATAACCTCGTCGAACGTGCCCAGCGGGTCGCTCCACCACGCCGGATTGAACGCGAAGAACACGGCCAGTGCGATCACGCCCCCGGCCGCGAGGCTGATCAGCCGGCGCTGACGCCCTTGCAGCGTGACGGCCAGCCCCAGCCCGGCGAACAGCGGGCCGAGCGTCAGCACGGCGCTGTGCTTGCTGGCGAGCGCCATCCCGGCCCCGATGCCGAGCGGGATCAGCCACAGCCAGCGGCGGCGTTCCGCGGCGATCCAGCGCAGGCCGGCCAGCACCGACAGCAGGGAGAACAACAGCAGCGGCGCTTCCATCATGGCGCGCCGCCCGTTGATCAGCAG
This window harbors:
- a CDS encoding phospholipid carrier-dependent glycosyltransferase produces the protein MRRLLIPAYLIALMAYTLLGAPSVPFHGDESTLIFTTRDYFDQFVRRDLSTEDPMVERLRLLDGRVQKYLGGFAHHLTGGSAESLNTPWLWGADYTYNRDNGHIPDERLLTTQRIAIALLLALSVPAAYGVGAQVGGLWGGALMAALIAFSPNLLINGRRAMMEAPLLLFSLLSVLAGLRWIAAERRRWLWLIPLGIGAGMALASKHSAVLTLGPLFAGLGLAVTLQGRQRRLISLAAGGVIALAVFFAFNPAWWSDPLGTFDEVMRLRSDLLAEQVVAFGDYGDFGLQVNGYVTYGLLDQPQYFEVAEWGTWPQIVEQIAAYESSPWSPPAWFNAVRAVLTLGLALVGVFALIRRRDGISVTVGVWAAGAMLAALMITPLAWARYYLPALPPLFALAAAGIGLLARRRTLT